Proteins encoded in a region of the Streptomyces sp. NBC_00310 genome:
- a CDS encoding aldo/keto reductase: MITRTLGHSGPKVSAIGLGCMGLSHGYGPAVDDQDGIALIRAAVDQGVTFFDTAQVYGPFTNEELVGRALAPVRDDVVIATKFGFSFDGSRSTGLDSRPEHIRSTVEDSLRRLGVDSIDLLYQHRVDPDVPIEEVAGAVKGLVEAGKVKHFGLSEAGVDVIRRAHAVQPVTALQSEYSLWWREPEERILPTLLELGIGFVPFSPLGKGFLTGAISSTTSFGDSDLRGSLPRFTEEARAADQALVDLLSAVAARKGTTNAQIALAWLLAQHPWIVPIPGTTKIHRLRENAGAVDVELTPQELEEITEAADRVDVSGDRYPEQMQRWINR; this comes from the coding sequence TTGATCACCCGCACTCTCGGCCACAGCGGACCGAAGGTCTCCGCGATCGGACTGGGCTGCATGGGGCTCAGCCACGGCTACGGCCCGGCAGTCGACGACCAGGACGGCATCGCCCTCATCCGCGCCGCCGTCGACCAGGGCGTCACCTTCTTCGACACCGCCCAGGTCTACGGCCCGTTCACCAACGAAGAACTCGTCGGGCGGGCCCTGGCACCCGTTCGCGACGACGTCGTCATCGCCACCAAGTTCGGCTTCTCCTTCGACGGCTCCCGGTCCACCGGCCTGGACAGCCGTCCCGAGCACATCCGGTCGACGGTGGAGGACTCCCTGCGCCGACTGGGCGTGGACAGCATCGACCTGCTCTACCAGCACCGCGTCGACCCCGACGTGCCGATCGAAGAGGTCGCCGGCGCGGTGAAGGGACTCGTGGAGGCCGGCAAGGTCAAGCACTTCGGCCTGTCCGAGGCCGGGGTGGACGTCATCCGCCGCGCCCACGCCGTACAGCCGGTCACGGCGCTGCAGAGCGAGTACTCCCTGTGGTGGCGCGAGCCCGAGGAGCGGATCCTGCCCACGCTGCTCGAACTGGGCATCGGATTCGTCCCGTTCAGCCCCCTGGGCAAGGGCTTCCTGACCGGCGCGATCTCCAGCACCACGTCCTTCGGCGACTCCGACCTGCGAGGCAGCCTGCCCCGGTTCACCGAGGAGGCCCGCGCCGCCGACCAGGCCCTCGTCGACCTGCTGTCGGCCGTCGCCGCGCGCAAGGGCACCACCAACGCCCAGATCGCGCTGGCCTGGCTGCTGGCCCAGCACCCCTGGATCGTGCCGATCCCCGGCACCACGAAGATCCATCGCCTGCGGGAGAACGCGGGCGCGGTCGACGTCGAACTCACCCCGCAGGAGCTGGAGGAGATCACCGAGGCGGCCGACCGGGTCGACGTCAGCGGCGACCGCTACCCGGAACAGATGCAGCGATGGATCAATCGCTGA
- a CDS encoding flavodoxin, producing the protein MTGVQLTGCGSPSRSSGTAPGAGERAAPTASPGSRVLLAYFSRPGENYYYGGRTDLRIGNTEVLARMISDHIDCDTHRIEAVAPYSDDYDETVARNLREQEADSRPAIADPPASIERYDVVLLAGPIWNVRAPMIMSTFAERYGFRGRTVHPVTTYAMSGLGTTERDYAASCPGATIGEGLAVRGEEVRNADAEVRAWLRRTGLLRD; encoded by the coding sequence ATGACCGGCGTACAGCTCACCGGCTGCGGCTCCCCGTCACGGTCGAGCGGCACGGCGCCGGGGGCAGGCGAGCGAGCTGCCCCGACGGCCTCACCCGGGAGCCGGGTCCTGCTGGCGTACTTCTCCCGGCCGGGCGAGAACTACTACTACGGCGGGCGTACGGACCTCAGGATCGGCAACACCGAGGTCCTCGCCCGGATGATCAGCGACCACATCGACTGCGACACGCACCGCATCGAAGCCGTCGCCCCCTACTCCGACGACTACGACGAGACGGTCGCCCGCAACCTCCGCGAGCAGGAGGCCGACTCCCGGCCCGCGATCGCCGACCCCCCGGCCTCGATCGAGCGTTACGACGTGGTGCTGCTGGCCGGCCCCATCTGGAACGTCCGGGCACCCATGATCATGTCGACCTTCGCCGAGAGGTACGGCTTCCGCGGCAGGACGGTCCATCCGGTCACGACGTACGCGATGAGCGGACTGGGCACCACCGAGCGCGACTACGCCGCGTCCTGCCCGGGCGCGACCATCGGGGAAGGGCTCGCGGTGCGTGGCGAGGAGGTCCGGAACGCCGATGCCGAAGTCCGGGCGTGGCTGCGCCGCACAGGCCTGCTCCGGGACTGA
- a CDS encoding (2Fe-2S)-binding protein: MSTETPESATSPPTRAASTPSRRTFIATTSAAGGVIAAGGLVAGPSLLGAEEATAEEATALDAAPGSRVSMTVNGERHTVTVDNRTSLLDLLREHLGLTGSKKGCNAGACGACTVLVDGRRVNSCLTLAVRLEGAEVTTIEGLADGDELHPLQQAFIDQDAFQCGYCTPGQIVSGVGCLREGHTGSPEEIREWMSGNICRCGCYVKIVRAVEQAGRK; encoded by the coding sequence ATGTCCACCGAAACCCCCGAGTCAGCCACGTCTCCCCCCACCCGGGCCGCGTCCACACCCTCACGCCGTACGTTCATCGCGACGACCTCCGCGGCGGGCGGTGTCATCGCGGCGGGCGGTCTGGTCGCGGGTCCGTCGCTGCTGGGCGCCGAGGAGGCCACCGCCGAAGAGGCCACCGCCCTCGATGCGGCGCCCGGCAGCCGCGTCTCGATGACCGTCAACGGCGAGCGGCACACCGTCACGGTCGACAACCGCACCTCGCTGCTGGACCTGCTGCGCGAGCACCTCGGCCTGACCGGCTCGAAGAAGGGCTGCAACGCCGGTGCCTGCGGGGCCTGTACGGTCCTGGTCGACGGACGCCGGGTCAACTCCTGCCTGACGCTGGCCGTTCGTCTGGAGGGGGCCGAGGTCACCACCATCGAGGGCCTCGCCGACGGAGACGAACTCCATCCGCTGCAGCAGGCGTTCATCGACCAGGACGCCTTCCAGTGCGGCTACTGCACGCCCGGCCAGATCGTCTCGGGCGTCGGCTGCCTGCGGGAGGGCCACACCGGTTCCCCGGAGGAGATCCGGGAGTGGATGAGCGGCAACATCTGCCGCTGCGGGTGTTACGTGAAGATCGTGCGCGCGGTCGAACAAGCCGGTCGGAAGTGA
- a CDS encoding FAD binding domain-containing protein has translation MYPFSFTKASDTREALDAGRRGGRYIAGGTTLVDLMRETVERPETLVDISGLPLDEVTVTERGGLRIGALVTMSEAAAHRKVRTLYPVVSQALELSASAQLRNMATIGGNIMQRTRCTYFRDVTADCNKREPGSGCAALEGVNRTHAILGTSDACVATHPSDVAVAFAALEARVRLLGPDGRRTVAFADFLLRPGSTPNHEQALRKGELITDVEIPAHPRPLKSGYLKVRDRQSYEFALTSAAVALQVRGGVIREALVAAGGVGTVPWKLSAVERALIGERPSERLWTRAAASAADGARPLEHNRFKVELLKRTVERQLRIVGDHT, from the coding sequence ATGTACCCCTTCTCCTTCACCAAGGCGTCCGACACCCGGGAAGCCCTCGACGCCGGTCGTCGTGGCGGCCGTTACATCGCGGGCGGGACCACTCTGGTCGACCTGATGCGCGAGACCGTCGAGCGCCCGGAAACCCTCGTCGACATCAGCGGGCTGCCGTTGGACGAGGTCACCGTCACCGAACGGGGCGGTCTGCGCATCGGCGCGCTGGTGACCATGAGCGAGGCCGCCGCCCACCGCAAGGTGCGCACGCTGTATCCGGTCGTCTCGCAGGCGCTGGAGCTGAGCGCCTCCGCCCAGCTGCGCAACATGGCCACCATCGGCGGCAACATCATGCAGCGCACCCGGTGCACGTACTTCCGGGACGTGACCGCCGACTGCAACAAGCGCGAGCCCGGCTCGGGCTGCGCCGCACTGGAAGGCGTCAACCGCACCCACGCGATCCTGGGCACCTCCGACGCCTGCGTCGCCACCCATCCCTCCGACGTGGCCGTCGCCTTCGCCGCCCTGGAGGCACGGGTGCGTCTGCTCGGCCCGGACGGGCGGCGCACCGTCGCCTTCGCCGACTTCCTGCTCCGGCCCGGCAGCACACCGAACCACGAACAGGCCCTGCGGAAGGGCGAGTTGATCACCGATGTGGAGATCCCGGCCCACCCGCGCCCGCTGAAGTCCGGCTATCTGAAAGTGCGGGACCGGCAGTCCTACGAGTTCGCCCTCACCTCCGCCGCCGTCGCCCTGCAGGTCCGTGGCGGTGTGATCCGTGAGGCCCTGGTGGCGGCCGGCGGCGTGGGCACCGTGCCGTGGAAGCTCTCGGCGGTCGAACGAGCCCTCATCGGCGAACGCCCCTCGGAACGTCTCTGGACCCGAGCAGCCGCGTCGGCTGCGGACGGGGCCCGGCCGTTGGAGCACAACCGCTTCAAGGTCGAGCTGCTCAAACGCACCGTCGAACGCCAGCTGCGCATCGTAGGAGACCACACATGA
- a CDS encoding PIG-L family deacetylase — protein sequence MNDRPLTLMAVHAHPDDEATGTGGVLARYAAEGMRTVLVTCTDGGCGDGPGGLKPGDPGHDPAAVALLRRQELEASCEVLKVSHLEMLDYADSGMMGWPTNDAPGSFWQTPVEEGAARLAELLRRYQPDVVVTYDENGFYGHPDHIQANRITMAALAMTALTPKVYWTTAPRSMMQRFGEVMREFGADEQEPDPAEAAAMAEIGLPDEEITTWVDTTAFGGQKFDALAAHASQGENIFFLRMGQERFTGLMGVETFVRVQDTTGAAVPERDLFAGLR from the coding sequence ATGAATGACCGGCCCTTGACGCTCATGGCGGTACACGCCCACCCCGACGATGAGGCCACAGGAACAGGAGGTGTCCTCGCCCGGTACGCGGCGGAGGGCATGCGCACGGTCCTCGTGACGTGCACCGACGGCGGTTGCGGTGACGGACCGGGGGGTCTCAAGCCGGGCGATCCCGGGCACGATCCGGCGGCCGTCGCCCTGCTGCGGCGTCAAGAACTCGAGGCGAGCTGCGAAGTCCTGAAGGTCAGTCATCTGGAGATGCTGGACTACGCCGACTCCGGGATGATGGGCTGGCCGACCAATGACGCCCCCGGCTCCTTCTGGCAGACACCCGTGGAGGAGGGCGCTGCCCGACTCGCGGAACTCCTGCGGCGCTACCAGCCCGATGTGGTCGTCACCTACGACGAGAACGGCTTCTATGGCCACCCCGACCACATCCAGGCCAACCGCATCACGATGGCGGCGCTGGCCATGACCGCGCTGACACCGAAGGTGTACTGGACGACGGCGCCTCGCTCGATGATGCAGCGGTTCGGCGAGGTCATGCGCGAGTTCGGTGCGGACGAGCAGGAGCCGGATCCCGCCGAGGCCGCCGCGATGGCCGAGATCGGACTCCCCGACGAGGAGATCACCACCTGGGTGGACACCACCGCGTTCGGCGGCCAGAAATTCGATGCGCTGGCCGCGCACGCCAGTCAGGGTGAGAACATCTTCTTCCTGAGGATGGGCCAGGAGAGGTTCACCGGGTTGATGGGCGTCGAGACCTTCGTACGTGTCCAGGACACCACCGGCGCGGCCGTGCCCGAGAGGGACCTCTTCGCCGGACTGCGCTGA
- a CDS encoding vWA domain-containing protein — MSGSQNYINHVALVLDASSSMSHLSRKVVEVADQQIAYLARRSGELDQETRVTVYVFADKVECVIYDKDVLRMPSLKTLYRAGGMTALLAAALKSQRELAQTAQLYGDHSFLTFVLTDGQENASHRCPDAPVRDPRELVKAVAEMIATQEDNWTLAVLVPDQMGKREAMQCGFPKDNIAIWDATSTQGLEEAGQVIRQATENFMVGRTQGIRGSRAVFSTGAEAVNEDTIKAAGLTPVDPSGYQLIPVARDAAIRDWVVECGHTYRTGGAFYQLSKSEKVQARKQIAVLEKKTDRVYTGPEARALLGLPNTEVRVKPDHNDDFTIFVQSTSVNRKLVPNTRLLLML; from the coding sequence ATGTCCGGAAGCCAGAACTACATCAATCACGTTGCTCTCGTGCTGGATGCCAGTTCGTCCATGTCGCACCTGAGCCGCAAGGTCGTCGAAGTCGCCGACCAGCAGATCGCGTACCTTGCCCGCCGGTCGGGGGAACTGGACCAGGAGACCCGCGTCACGGTGTACGTCTTCGCGGACAAGGTCGAGTGCGTCATCTACGACAAGGACGTGCTGCGGATGCCGTCGCTGAAGACGCTGTATCGGGCCGGTGGCATGACTGCTCTGCTGGCGGCCGCACTGAAGTCACAGCGGGAGCTGGCGCAGACGGCTCAACTGTACGGCGACCACAGCTTCCTGACGTTCGTCCTGACCGACGGGCAGGAGAACGCAAGTCATCGCTGCCCGGACGCCCCTGTCAGGGATCCGCGTGAACTGGTCAAGGCCGTGGCCGAGATGATCGCGACACAGGAGGACAACTGGACGCTGGCCGTCCTTGTGCCGGACCAGATGGGCAAGCGCGAAGCCATGCAGTGCGGTTTCCCGAAGGACAACATCGCCATCTGGGACGCCACGAGCACGCAGGGTCTGGAGGAGGCCGGGCAGGTCATCCGGCAGGCCACCGAGAACTTCATGGTGGGCCGTACCCAGGGCATCCGGGGGTCGCGGGCGGTGTTCTCCACCGGCGCGGAGGCGGTCAACGAGGACACCATCAAGGCGGCCGGCCTCACCCCGGTGGATCCGTCGGGGTACCAGCTGATCCCGGTGGCCCGTGACGCGGCGATCCGGGACTGGGTCGTCGAATGCGGGCACACCTACCGCACCGGTGGTGCGTTCTACCAGCTGAGCAAGTCGGAGAAGGTCCAGGCGAGGAAGCAGATCGCGGTGCTGGAGAAGAAGACGGACCGGGTGTACACGGGGCCCGAGGCCCGGGCCCTGCTCGGCCTGCCGAACACGGAAGTCCGCGTCAAGCCGGACCACAACGACGACTTCACGATCTTCGTGCAGAGCACCAGCGTGAACCGCAAGCTCGTACCGAACACGCGGCTGTTGCTGATGCTCTGA
- a CDS encoding winged helix-turn-helix domain-containing protein, producing MLRIHFTDGDLARVHLAREPDPVWETLLGLHQLTAPRRGLPVFAPWRRDARARLAEGHLAGPVRMLSTLAPASAGYWPDFLTPGASADGLETALKALRATPKPRLRQEMDRLSETHPLPGWAHRLAGGEPHRMEEVATAFRLVHRTIITPDWTGAARTTEADRALRTRVLRDRGVHGLLDSFRPLMDWRPPVLHVRYPEDRDLHLGGRGLRLIPSHFCWRTPIALADPSLPQVLAYPVTHPPVWAPPVTRDRRPEALATLLGRTRARVLAALNTTATTGEVARRLNISAPSASEHITALREVSLAHSRRTGSQVVHTLTPLGTALLRGELPPHHPAA from the coding sequence GTGCTGCGCATTCACTTCACCGACGGGGACCTGGCCCGCGTCCATCTGGCCCGGGAGCCCGACCCGGTCTGGGAGACCCTGCTGGGTCTGCACCAGCTGACCGCGCCACGGCGCGGACTGCCGGTCTTCGCCCCCTGGCGGCGCGACGCCCGCGCCAGACTGGCCGAGGGGCACCTGGCGGGCCCGGTGCGGATGCTCTCCACCCTGGCCCCCGCCTCGGCGGGCTACTGGCCCGACTTCCTGACCCCCGGCGCCTCGGCCGATGGCCTGGAGACCGCGCTCAAAGCACTGCGGGCCACCCCCAAGCCGCGGCTACGCCAGGAGATGGACCGGCTGTCCGAGACCCACCCCCTGCCGGGCTGGGCACACCGTCTCGCCGGGGGCGAGCCGCACCGGATGGAGGAGGTCGCGACGGCGTTCCGTCTGGTGCACCGCACGATCATCACACCTGACTGGACCGGGGCGGCCAGGACCACGGAGGCCGACCGGGCCCTGCGGACACGCGTCCTGCGCGATCGCGGTGTGCACGGACTGCTGGACTCCTTCCGTCCGCTGATGGACTGGCGGCCGCCCGTGCTGCATGTGCGCTACCCGGAAGACCGGGATCTCCACCTCGGCGGACGCGGCCTGCGGCTGATCCCCTCCCACTTCTGCTGGAGGACCCCCATCGCCCTGGCCGACCCCTCCCTGCCCCAAGTCCTGGCCTACCCCGTCACCCACCCCCCGGTCTGGGCACCGCCCGTCACCCGCGACCGCCGTCCCGAAGCCCTGGCCACCCTGCTCGGCCGGACCCGCGCACGCGTGCTGGCCGCCCTGAACACCACCGCGACCACCGGAGAAGTCGCCCGACGCCTCAACATCTCCGCGCCCTCGGCGAGCGAACACATCACCGCCCTGCGCGAGGTCAGCCTCGCGCACAGCCGGCGCACCGGCTCCCAGGTCGTACACACCCTCACCCCGCTGGGCACCGCGCTGCTCCGCGGCGAACTCCCGCCGCACCACCCGGCGGCCTGA
- a CDS encoding VOC family protein, giving the protein MTLQLVQVNFKARDDSALGRFWAEALGWDVSSEGPGVTNLEPVGFDWPDPSAVCIDLVRVPDPETVKYRVRIELATTSDAHQAELVARLKELGATPADVGQGDAPWTVMADPEGNVFSVLEPRELYRDTGPIAAVVVDCADPRAMVRFWGEAIDWTVHELTDDRALLRSVKGVGPYLEFRRTPDDEVVWNRVHLDVMSDPVKDQASEVARLEGLGAVRADVGQGDVSWVVLADPVGNEFCVLGRG; this is encoded by the coding sequence ATGACGCTGCAACTTGTTCAGGTGAACTTCAAGGCCCGGGACGACTCGGCGCTCGGCCGGTTCTGGGCGGAGGCGCTCGGCTGGGATGTTTCCAGCGAAGGGCCCGGCGTCACCAACCTGGAACCCGTGGGCTTCGACTGGCCGGACCCGTCCGCCGTCTGCATCGATCTCGTCCGCGTCCCGGACCCGGAGACGGTGAAGTACCGCGTGCGCATCGAGCTCGCCACCACCTCCGACGCCCATCAGGCCGAGTTGGTCGCACGTCTGAAGGAGCTCGGGGCGACGCCCGCCGATGTGGGCCAGGGCGACGCGCCGTGGACGGTGATGGCCGACCCGGAAGGCAACGTGTTCAGCGTCCTGGAGCCCCGGGAGCTCTACCGGGACACCGGGCCGATAGCCGCCGTGGTCGTCGACTGCGCCGACCCACGGGCCATGGTCCGGTTCTGGGGCGAGGCAATCGACTGGACCGTCCACGAGCTGACCGACGACCGCGCCCTGCTGCGCTCCGTCAAGGGCGTCGGGCCGTACCTGGAGTTCCGCCGTACGCCCGACGACGAGGTCGTATGGAACCGCGTCCATCTCGACGTGATGTCCGACCCCGTCAAGGATCAGGCGAGCGAGGTCGCCCGGCTCGAAGGCCTCGGCGCGGTACGGGCCGACGTGGGTCAGGGCGACGTCTCCTGGGTCGTCCTGGCCGACCCCGTGGGCAACGAGTTCTGCGTCCTCGGCCGGGGCTGA
- a CDS encoding DUF6480 family protein codes for MTTPDPDPRPTPGAPDRPPRRTPGVEAHGGVPPGETPPAEGGTYGISHPEPPELRKGWGPMPLVLIMAVVALIAIGLIGMAVSLML; via the coding sequence ATGACGACTCCTGATCCCGACCCCCGGCCCACCCCGGGAGCTCCCGACCGCCCACCGCGACGAACCCCGGGAGTCGAAGCACATGGCGGTGTGCCCCCCGGTGAGACCCCGCCCGCCGAAGGAGGGACGTACGGAATCTCCCATCCGGAGCCGCCCGAACTGCGCAAGGGATGGGGGCCGATGCCCCTCGTCCTGATCATGGCGGTGGTGGCGTTGATAGCGATCGGACTCATCGGCATGGCGGTGTCCCTGATGCTGTGA
- a CDS encoding type III effector protein yields the protein MTTADQPSPNPSPRGLTPTSFLAAAALNTIHEALRTARTSDDGQRPEPEPAGSQQALAALLLLREVRDQLAEWEPGLIEEARHAGASWADLAHPLGVSSRQAAERRYLRVRPGSPGSTGEERVQATRDRRAADRTVTTWARANAADLRQLAGQITALADLPAAARTPLVELTAALAADDAAALVGPLTDTHTHLASGHPDLAARVDDVARHADRLRRHSGDQRRGKPPTP from the coding sequence ATGACCACCGCCGATCAGCCCAGCCCCAACCCCAGCCCGCGGGGTCTCACCCCCACGTCCTTTCTCGCTGCCGCGGCGCTGAACACGATCCACGAGGCCCTGCGCACCGCTCGGACCTCGGACGACGGACAGCGGCCCGAACCCGAACCGGCCGGCTCGCAGCAGGCACTCGCCGCGCTCCTGCTGCTCCGCGAAGTGCGCGATCAGCTCGCCGAATGGGAACCGGGCCTGATCGAAGAAGCCCGGCACGCGGGCGCCAGCTGGGCCGACCTCGCCCACCCCCTCGGCGTGTCCAGCCGACAGGCCGCCGAACGCCGCTACCTGCGCGTACGTCCCGGAAGCCCGGGTTCCACGGGCGAAGAGCGGGTGCAGGCCACCCGCGACCGCCGCGCCGCCGACCGCACCGTCACCACCTGGGCTCGCGCCAACGCCGCGGACCTGCGCCAGCTCGCGGGCCAGATCACCGCGCTCGCCGACCTTCCCGCAGCCGCCCGCACCCCGCTCGTCGAACTCACCGCCGCCCTCGCCGCCGACGACGCCGCCGCCCTCGTCGGACCCCTGACGGACACGCACACGCATCTGGCGTCCGGGCACCCCGACCTCGCGGCGCGCGTGGACGACGTCGCCCGCCACGCCGACCGACTCCGCCGACACAGCGGTGACCAACGCCGAGGGAAGCCGCCCACGCCCTGA
- a CDS encoding Hsp20/alpha crystallin family protein produces the protein MLMRTDPFRELDRLTQQLLNTTGTWSRPSAMPMDAYREGEEYVIALDLPGVSTDAIDIDVERNMLTVKAERRPVTKADDVQMELSERPLGVFSRQLVLADTLDTERIKADYEAGVLTLRIPIAERAKPRKVAIGGGAAHREISG, from the coding sequence ATGTTGATGCGCACCGACCCGTTCCGTGAGCTCGATCGCCTGACCCAGCAGCTGCTGAACACGACCGGCACCTGGTCGCGGCCGTCGGCGATGCCGATGGACGCCTACCGCGAGGGCGAGGAGTACGTGATCGCCCTCGACCTGCCCGGCGTCTCCACGGACGCGATCGACATCGACGTCGAGCGGAACATGCTGACCGTCAAGGCCGAGCGACGGCCCGTCACCAAGGCGGACGACGTGCAGATGGAGCTCTCCGAGCGGCCCCTGGGCGTCTTCTCCCGCCAGCTCGTGCTGGCCGACACCCTCGACACCGAGCGCATCAAGGCGGACTACGAGGCGGGGGTGCTGACCCTGCGGATCCCGATCGCCGAGCGCGCCAAGCCCCGCAAGGTCGCCATCGGCGGCGGTGCCGCGCACAGGGAGATCAGCGGCTGA
- a CDS encoding DUF2267 domain-containing protein: MAMRWAAFLDRVKERGEYESTEEAERAARTVLALLGAHLLGEARAELAARLPEELALVLLNPLRAHEPLSPERFVRATAAWIEGATEQTAAWDVGAVLSAAADAAGEELTRRILFQLPAGYDLLFGHPERL; this comes from the coding sequence ATGGCCATGCGATGGGCCGCGTTCCTGGACCGGGTCAAGGAACGCGGAGAGTACGAGAGCACCGAGGAAGCCGAGCGGGCGGCCCGCACGGTGTTGGCCCTGCTGGGCGCGCACCTGCTCGGGGAGGCACGGGCGGAGCTGGCGGCCCGGCTGCCGGAGGAGTTGGCGCTGGTCCTGCTCAATCCGCTCCGGGCGCATGAGCCGCTCTCCCCCGAGCGGTTCGTGCGGGCCACCGCGGCATGGATCGAGGGAGCCACCGAACAGACCGCGGCCTGGGACGTGGGGGCAGTGCTCAGCGCCGCCGCGGACGCCGCGGGCGAAGAGCTCACCCGGCGCATCCTGTTCCAGCTCCCGGCCGGCTACGACCTGCTGTTCGGTCACCCCGAGCGCCTATAG
- a CDS encoding DUF2267 domain-containing protein: MFSLQEPCRQTVGMTFEQMLERVRYEGAYPTRARAEEAVRTVLAAFGRQLTGDERVDLAARLPYEAAAVLTSEIPTTEPLTGWGFVKDLASRTGATAATTRWDTGTVLRIVAQLAGEDLLDRVLAQLPSGHALLFGRAELTQAA, from the coding sequence ATGTTTTCCCTGCAAGAGCCGTGCCGGCAGACCGTGGGCATGACGTTCGAGCAGATGCTGGAAAGAGTGCGCTACGAAGGCGCGTACCCCACCCGCGCACGGGCCGAGGAAGCCGTACGCACCGTGCTGGCCGCCTTCGGACGCCAGCTCACGGGCGACGAGCGCGTGGACCTGGCGGCCAGACTGCCCTACGAGGCCGCCGCCGTCCTCACCTCCGAGATCCCCACCACCGAACCCCTCACCGGCTGGGGCTTCGTCAAGGACCTGGCATCCCGCACCGGCGCCACGGCGGCCACCACCCGCTGGGACACCGGTACCGTCCTGCGCATCGTGGCGCAGCTCGCCGGCGAGGACCTCCTCGACCGCGTCCTCGCCCAACTCCCCTCCGGCCACGCCCTGCTGTTCGGCCGAGCCGAACTCACCCAGGCGGCCTGA
- a CDS encoding ATP-binding protein — MQVGYALTGDGGCIARARHHAADFLTRLKDEHGLSVAPRAIDLTQLVVSELVTNARKYASGPVLMELRISGTTVVVAVWDSDPTVPTARATDPDRIGQHGLEIVEGVTQSLAVQRQTVGKRITARIALTDAPGAGATARDLP, encoded by the coding sequence ATGCAGGTCGGCTACGCCTTGACCGGAGACGGCGGATGCATCGCCCGGGCCCGCCACCACGCCGCGGACTTCCTCACCCGTCTGAAGGACGAGCACGGCCTGAGCGTCGCCCCGCGCGCGATCGACCTGACCCAGCTGGTCGTCAGCGAGCTGGTCACCAACGCCCGCAAGTACGCCTCCGGGCCCGTCCTCATGGAGCTGCGCATCTCCGGCACCACGGTGGTGGTCGCCGTGTGGGACAGCGACCCCACCGTGCCGACGGCCCGGGCCACCGACCCCGACCGCATAGGCCAGCACGGCCTGGAGATCGTCGAGGGCGTCACCCAGAGCCTCGCCGTCCAGCGTCAGACGGTCGGCAAACGCATCACCGCCCGCATCGCCCTGACCGACGCCCCCGGAGCCGGCGCCACCGCACGCGACCTGCCATGA